Proteins co-encoded in one Pseudophryne corroboree isolate aPseCor3 chromosome 1, aPseCor3.hap2, whole genome shotgun sequence genomic window:
- the WFS1 gene encoding wolframin isoform X1 translates to MDSDLPAAPHVLGRSQLNAATCADGHEETQKSAPSTPGSAGVFAAVPEDLNEDEDAQLQELLEKARTGDAKAQSEVGKYYLKLAEEQDEEVNSCAAVNWLIQSAKQGRREAVKLLRKCLADRRGITNENESEVRKLSTETDLERAVRKAALVMYWRMNPKKKQQLSVSELLENVGHINAEDGEQQPGPIPKSAQKERRVLERLVSSEAKSFIAVDDFVEIAKKYAKGIVPSNLFLLDDEDDEFAGKGPEELPLQQKIMKYPLHAIMELKEFLIDMGSKAGMHWLSTIIPTHHINALIFFFIISNLTIEFFAFFIPLVIFYLSFISMVICTLKVFQDSKAWENFRALTDLLLRFEPNLDVEQAEVNFGWNHLEPYLYFLISVFFVIFSFPISDRHWIPCSELAIISVFFTVTSYLSLSTSAEPYTRRALITEVAAGALTFLNLLPDSVPYVGLLSKTFFTLPVGHFIEFHISIPCILFIYLFYLFFRMAQLRGFKGVYCYLIPYLVCFMWCELSVVILRESTTIGLIRASIGYFLFLFALPVLLVGIAVMCVVHFIKWFLCLELTKIVVTLVLCTVPLVLRWWSKANYSLVEMVKTITKSSIVKLILVWITAIVMFCWIYVYRSEGMKVYNSTLTWQQYSFLCGPRSWKETNMARTQILCSHLEGHRVTWTGRFKYVRITDIDNSAESAVNMLPLLIGDWMRCLYGEVYPACDPQNVTIEEEELCRLKFLSKHTCHMKKFDRYKFEISVGMPLNGKNGNRTLEEDDATKDIVLKASNEFKTVLLSLRQGSMIEFSTILEGRLGSKWPVFELKAISCLNCMAKLTPASRHVKIEDDWRRSVHTAFKFAFDFFFSPFLSAV, encoded by the exons AGGACTTAAACGAGGATGAGGAtgcccagctgcaggagctgctggaGAAAGCTAGGACCGGGGATGCAAAGGCGCAGAGTGAG GTGGGAAAATACTACTTGAAACTTGCTGAAGAGCAGGATGAAGAAGTGAACAGCTGTGCTGCAGTAAACTGGCTGATCCAGTCAGCCAAGCAAGGTCGGAGGGAGGCGGTGAAGCTTCTGCGGAAATGTTTGGCAGACAGAAGAG GAATCACAAATGAAAATGAGAGCGAAGTGAGGAAGCTTTCCACAGAAACGGATTTGGAGAGGGCTGTGAGGAAGGCGGCGCTAGTCATGTACTGGAGAATGAACCCGAAGAAGAAGCAGCAGCTTTCCGTGTCTGAGCTACTGGAGAACGTCGGACACATCAATGCTGAAG ATGGGGAGCAACAGCCTGGCCCGATCCCAAAGTCTGCTCAGAAGGAGCGCCGGGTACTGGAGCGTTTGGTCAGCAGTGAAG CTAAAAGTTTCATTGCCGTGGATGATTTTGTGGAGATCGCCAAAAAATATGCAAAAGGGATTGTACCGTCCAACTTGTTCCTgcttgatgatgaggatgatgagttTGCTGGGAAGGGCCCGGAGGAGCTGCCTCTTCAACAAAAG ATTATGAAGTATCCACTGCACGCCATCATGGAACTAAAAGAGTTCCTCATAGACATGGGGTCAAAGGCCGGGATGCACTGGCTGTCTACCATTATACCTACACACCACATCAACGCACTCATCTTTTTCTTCATCATCAGTAACCTTACCATAGAGTTTTTTGCCTTTTTCATCCCTCTGGTCATATTCTACTTGTCCTTCATCTCCATGGTCATTTGCACCCTGAAAGTTTTCCAGGACAGCAAAGCCTGGGAGAACTTCCGCGCACTGACAGACCTGCTGCTTCGATTTGAGCCGAACCTGGATGTTGAACAAGCAGAAGTGAATTTCGGGTGGAACCATCTAGAACCATATCTCTACTTCCTGATCTCTGTCTTTTTCGTCATCTTTTCATTCCCCATATCAGACAGACACTGGATTCCCTGCTCGGAGCTGGCCATTATCTCCGTCTTCTTCACAGTTACCAGCTATCTGAGCCTGAGTACGAGTGCTGAACCGTACACCCGGAGAGCTTTAATAACAGAAGTGGCTGCTGGAGCACTCACCTTTTTGAATTTGCTGCCGGATTCTGTGCCATATGTTGGATTACTTAGCAAAACATTCTTTACCTTACCAGTTGGTCATTTTATTGAGTTCCACATCAGCATCCCTTGCATACTCTTCATATACTTATTTTACCTTTTCTTCAGGATGGCACAGCTGCGGGGTTTCAAGGGCGTATACTGCTATCTGATACCGTACCTGGTGTGCTTTATGTGGTGCGAGCTTTCTGTTGTCATTCTTCGTGAATCTACCACCATAGGCCTTATCCGTGCTTCTATTGGCTATTTCCTCTTTCTCTTCGCCCTTCCCGTACTCTTAGTCGGCATTGCTGTCATGTGTGTCGTCCATTTCataaagtggtttctgtgtttagAGCTGACCAAGATTGTGGTGACCCTTGTCTTGTGTACGGTTCCACTGGTTCTCCGTTGGTGGTCCAAAGCCAACTACTCATTGGTCGAAATGGTCAAGACGATCACTAAAAGCTCCATAGTGAAGCTGATACTGGTGTGGATCACAGCCATCGTCATGTTCTGCTGGATATACGTCTACCGTTCAGAAGGAATGAAGGTTTATAACTCCACGCTGACTTGGCAGCAGTATAGCTTTTTGTGTGGCCCTAGGTCATGGAAAGAGACCAACATGGCAAGGACCCAGATCTTATGTAGCCATTTGGAAGGTCACAGGGTGACTTGGACAGGGAGGTTCAAATACGTCCGAATCACGGACATTGACAACAGTGCTGAATCTGCTGTGAACATGCTACCCCTCCTTATCGGAGACTGGATGAGATGCTTGTACGGAGAGGTGTACCCAGCTTGCGATCCACAGAATGTCACCATAGAAGAAGAAGAACTTTGTCGCCTCAAGTTCCTTTCAAAGCATACCTGCCACATGAAGAAGTTTGACAGGTATAAGTTTGAGATATCAGTTGGTATGCCCCTAAACGGCAAAAATGGAAACAGGACGCTGGAAGAAGATGACGCCACTAAAGATATAGTGCTGAAAGCGAGCAATGAGTTCAAAACTGTGCTGCTGAGCTTGCGGCAGGGGAGCATGATAGAATTCAGCACCATACTGGAGGGCCGTCTAGGGAGCAAGTGGCCGGTCTTTGAACTGAAAGCCATTAGCTGCTTAAATTGCATGGCCAAGCTTACTCCAGCTTCCAGACACGTCAAGATAGAGGACGACTGGAGGCGCAGTGTCCACACGGCCTTTAAATTCGCCTTTGACTTTTTCTTTTCTCCCTTCCTCTCTGCTGTATGA
- the WFS1 gene encoding wolframin isoform X2 — protein sequence MDSDLPAAPHVLGRSQLNAATCADGHEETQKSAPSTPGSAGVFAAVPGITNENESEVRKLSTETDLERAVRKAALVMYWRMNPKKKQQLSVSELLENVGHINAEDGEQQPGPIPKSAQKERRVLERLVSSEAKSFIAVDDFVEIAKKYAKGIVPSNLFLLDDEDDEFAGKGPEELPLQQKIMKYPLHAIMELKEFLIDMGSKAGMHWLSTIIPTHHINALIFFFIISNLTIEFFAFFIPLVIFYLSFISMVICTLKVFQDSKAWENFRALTDLLLRFEPNLDVEQAEVNFGWNHLEPYLYFLISVFFVIFSFPISDRHWIPCSELAIISVFFTVTSYLSLSTSAEPYTRRALITEVAAGALTFLNLLPDSVPYVGLLSKTFFTLPVGHFIEFHISIPCILFIYLFYLFFRMAQLRGFKGVYCYLIPYLVCFMWCELSVVILRESTTIGLIRASIGYFLFLFALPVLLVGIAVMCVVHFIKWFLCLELTKIVVTLVLCTVPLVLRWWSKANYSLVEMVKTITKSSIVKLILVWITAIVMFCWIYVYRSEGMKVYNSTLTWQQYSFLCGPRSWKETNMARTQILCSHLEGHRVTWTGRFKYVRITDIDNSAESAVNMLPLLIGDWMRCLYGEVYPACDPQNVTIEEEELCRLKFLSKHTCHMKKFDRYKFEISVGMPLNGKNGNRTLEEDDATKDIVLKASNEFKTVLLSLRQGSMIEFSTILEGRLGSKWPVFELKAISCLNCMAKLTPASRHVKIEDDWRRSVHTAFKFAFDFFFSPFLSAV from the exons GAATCACAAATGAAAATGAGAGCGAAGTGAGGAAGCTTTCCACAGAAACGGATTTGGAGAGGGCTGTGAGGAAGGCGGCGCTAGTCATGTACTGGAGAATGAACCCGAAGAAGAAGCAGCAGCTTTCCGTGTCTGAGCTACTGGAGAACGTCGGACACATCAATGCTGAAG ATGGGGAGCAACAGCCTGGCCCGATCCCAAAGTCTGCTCAGAAGGAGCGCCGGGTACTGGAGCGTTTGGTCAGCAGTGAAG CTAAAAGTTTCATTGCCGTGGATGATTTTGTGGAGATCGCCAAAAAATATGCAAAAGGGATTGTACCGTCCAACTTGTTCCTgcttgatgatgaggatgatgagttTGCTGGGAAGGGCCCGGAGGAGCTGCCTCTTCAACAAAAG ATTATGAAGTATCCACTGCACGCCATCATGGAACTAAAAGAGTTCCTCATAGACATGGGGTCAAAGGCCGGGATGCACTGGCTGTCTACCATTATACCTACACACCACATCAACGCACTCATCTTTTTCTTCATCATCAGTAACCTTACCATAGAGTTTTTTGCCTTTTTCATCCCTCTGGTCATATTCTACTTGTCCTTCATCTCCATGGTCATTTGCACCCTGAAAGTTTTCCAGGACAGCAAAGCCTGGGAGAACTTCCGCGCACTGACAGACCTGCTGCTTCGATTTGAGCCGAACCTGGATGTTGAACAAGCAGAAGTGAATTTCGGGTGGAACCATCTAGAACCATATCTCTACTTCCTGATCTCTGTCTTTTTCGTCATCTTTTCATTCCCCATATCAGACAGACACTGGATTCCCTGCTCGGAGCTGGCCATTATCTCCGTCTTCTTCACAGTTACCAGCTATCTGAGCCTGAGTACGAGTGCTGAACCGTACACCCGGAGAGCTTTAATAACAGAAGTGGCTGCTGGAGCACTCACCTTTTTGAATTTGCTGCCGGATTCTGTGCCATATGTTGGATTACTTAGCAAAACATTCTTTACCTTACCAGTTGGTCATTTTATTGAGTTCCACATCAGCATCCCTTGCATACTCTTCATATACTTATTTTACCTTTTCTTCAGGATGGCACAGCTGCGGGGTTTCAAGGGCGTATACTGCTATCTGATACCGTACCTGGTGTGCTTTATGTGGTGCGAGCTTTCTGTTGTCATTCTTCGTGAATCTACCACCATAGGCCTTATCCGTGCTTCTATTGGCTATTTCCTCTTTCTCTTCGCCCTTCCCGTACTCTTAGTCGGCATTGCTGTCATGTGTGTCGTCCATTTCataaagtggtttctgtgtttagAGCTGACCAAGATTGTGGTGACCCTTGTCTTGTGTACGGTTCCACTGGTTCTCCGTTGGTGGTCCAAAGCCAACTACTCATTGGTCGAAATGGTCAAGACGATCACTAAAAGCTCCATAGTGAAGCTGATACTGGTGTGGATCACAGCCATCGTCATGTTCTGCTGGATATACGTCTACCGTTCAGAAGGAATGAAGGTTTATAACTCCACGCTGACTTGGCAGCAGTATAGCTTTTTGTGTGGCCCTAGGTCATGGAAAGAGACCAACATGGCAAGGACCCAGATCTTATGTAGCCATTTGGAAGGTCACAGGGTGACTTGGACAGGGAGGTTCAAATACGTCCGAATCACGGACATTGACAACAGTGCTGAATCTGCTGTGAACATGCTACCCCTCCTTATCGGAGACTGGATGAGATGCTTGTACGGAGAGGTGTACCCAGCTTGCGATCCACAGAATGTCACCATAGAAGAAGAAGAACTTTGTCGCCTCAAGTTCCTTTCAAAGCATACCTGCCACATGAAGAAGTTTGACAGGTATAAGTTTGAGATATCAGTTGGTATGCCCCTAAACGGCAAAAATGGAAACAGGACGCTGGAAGAAGATGACGCCACTAAAGATATAGTGCTGAAAGCGAGCAATGAGTTCAAAACTGTGCTGCTGAGCTTGCGGCAGGGGAGCATGATAGAATTCAGCACCATACTGGAGGGCCGTCTAGGGAGCAAGTGGCCGGTCTTTGAACTGAAAGCCATTAGCTGCTTAAATTGCATGGCCAAGCTTACTCCAGCTTCCAGACACGTCAAGATAGAGGACGACTGGAGGCGCAGTGTCCACACGGCCTTTAAATTCGCCTTTGACTTTTTCTTTTCTCCCTTCCTCTCTGCTGTATGA